Within Macaca nemestrina isolate mMacNem1 chromosome 12, mMacNem.hap1, whole genome shotgun sequence, the genomic segment TCCCAAACAAATGGCCTAATTGTTACAcctcaagaaaatagaaaaagaaactaagcCCCAAATtagtacaggaaaaaaaaaaaggcatgagcAGAAATGAGACtagaaaaatgatagaaaatataaattaaactgGGTTGTTAAAGACAAACAATATAAACCTTTAGAAAGGCCAAGAAATCTATACAAACCTAAGAAAGAATGctcaaaatcagaaatggaaaacattgTAACTGATACATATAAATATGAAGGATCACTAGAGACCACTATGaataattatatgccaacaaattggataacttaGGTTATAAGTTTAGGAAtctaaacatataaacatatacaaaatcTAAACATAATCAAAAACTAAATCatgatgaaatttaaaatatgagcaGATGAATAAGTAATGAAatgaatcaataatttaaaatcttccaCCCAAGAAAAACTCGAGCTGATGGCTTCATTGTGTAATTCTACCATTTAAGGAAATAATACCAGTCCTTGTGacacttcaaaaaaatcaaacaagaaatacttccaaactcattttacaaggtcAGCAtttccctgataccaaagccagacaagatataagaaatgaaaactatagaccaatttATTTCTGATGactatagatgcaaaaatccttaacaaaatactagcacaaaattcaacagcacattaaagaATCATTTAACCATGATCGAGTGGGATTTACCCCAATGATGTGAGGATGGGTAAGTAAATGCAAGTTTATAAATGTGATACACAATGGTAACAGTATAAAGGACAAATCTTATGATTATCTtattaaatgcagaaaaaaattgacaaaattcaacatcctttaattacttaaaaaaaaaactatcaaattAAGTATGGAATGTTGTACctcagccaggtacagtggttcatggctgtaatcccagaactttgagaggacaaagagggtggatcacttgagcccgcagtcggagactagcctgggcaacatggtgaaacctcatctctactaaaaatacaaaaaatagctgggcgtggtggtgtgggcctgtagtaacaactacttgggaggctgaaggtgggagggtcatttgGGCTCTGgaattttgaggctgcagtgagccatgatcataccactgcactccagcctggtgacagagtgagatcctatattaaaaaaaaaaaaaaaaaaaaaaattgtaccttAACACAACAAAGACTGTATATGATAAGCTCACAGCTAACAACAcactcaaaatgaaaagttgaaagattttcctctaaaatcagaaacaagacgAGGGTTCCCACTGTCACCAATTGTGTTCAACATGGTGCTGAAGTcttagagcaattaggcaagagaaaaaataagacctccaaatcagaaagaagttaaactgtccctgtttacagatgaaataatcttgcatacagaaaactaaatattccacacacaaaaaactgtTGGAACTAATAAATTTAGAAAAGTCATAGAtaaaatcaacacataaaaatcaagtgtttctatacactaacaatgaaatatctgaaaataagACGACAATTCCATTCTcgatagctacaaaaaataaaatgtagaaatacaTTTAACCACGGAGTTaaagacctgtacactgaaaactataaaacactgaaagGAGTTGAAAATACAAACAAGTAAGAAGATATCCCAAgtttatggattagaagaatatttttaagtGCCCATCCTAAGTAAatcaatctacaaattcaatgcaatccctattaaaattccAGTGATGTTTTCCTCATGAATAGAGGGGGAAAAtcctaaattttatatggaaccacaaaagttgtgaatagccaaagcagtcctgaacaaaaaaaacaagtgctgatgaggatgcagagaaaaagaaacatttgcacactgttggtgggaatgtagattagtgCAGTCATTATGGGGAAAAGCATGGAAGTTCCTTAAATTAAAAGTATGACTCTCATATGGATATCATATGAGATATCCATCACTAAACCTTCTTATTGATGGATATCCACAGGAAATGAAAACCCCATGTTGAAAATAGGTCTGTattcacatgttcattgcagcattactcactatacccaagatatggaatcaacctaaatggccatcaacagatgagtggataaggtggtatgtatacacaatgcGATACTATTCTTAAAATCCCATCACTTGCAACAGTATGGATGAATCTGAATGGCATTATGttataagccaggcacagaaagacaaatactatataatCTCTCATATGTAACCTACAAAAGTGGAGATACATGATCTTCAATAAAGTCAGCAataacaagcaatagggaaaggaccaatattcaataaatggtgctgggataactggctagccatatgcagattATTGctgctggaccccttccttataccatatacaagaatcaactcaagagggattaaagatttaaatgcaaGTCTGAATAGAAAAACGTATCTGATACCAGCCCTGTAGTTTGAACCTACTTCAGGGAATCCAGTACAATATAGTCAGTTCAGAGAAGTTGGCATGATTATGGATCCTGTGAAGAACAATTCTgcttcagagaaagagaaaagcaagctAGGGCTCCAAGGGAAAATCAAGGtacaaataagtgaaattatCAAAAGTATATATTATCTGGGCCCAAAACAATTCATTCCTAGGAGGGGAGGTATATATCCAGGAAAATGTTCATAGACTTGATCATTCTTAGGCCAAGCCTAGAAAATTGAAATAGAGGAACTAAGGGTTCTAGAAGATTCATTCCACTTTGCTAACCCAGATTACCAAGTGGTTTTTAGTGCTTTAAATTTGTCATCTAACAAACAGATCAAACACATAGATAAATGAGTTCATCCTGCTTCATCTTAGTGCCTCATAGAGACTGATGATAATTTAATGGCACTAGTTATATAGAATTGTTTTTAAGTAGGGGAAGCTCCAGGATTATAGTTACAGTTCCCAAAGACCATCCAAAACATGTAGTCAAAAGCCACCAGCCAAGACAGAATTTGTAAATCATTTAGATCATTAGAAACAAATAATACCAATGCTGCATTTAGGGAGTAAGGAAGGTCAAAGAGTCATATTACAGATATTCTTATTCTTTTCCCTGTCATTCCAACCTCCTTATCTTTTTGttctcttccacctcctccacctatGAATTAGGTTGATCAGATTCCAGGATTACTAGACCATGTTCTTTATGACATTGGTTATTCCAGAACCAGCAATGctggcatcacctgggaacttgttagaaatgcaaattctcaggctgtATTCCCTAGAGAAACTCTGGGGTAGAGCCTGGAAATTTGTGATTCTGATGCCTACTAAAATTTAAGAACCACTACTCTAGGAGATGGATGCATTTTGCATTAAGAGACAGAAGACAGAAtgatttctttatccatttcccTACTTGCACCTTTGTGATAGCACCCAGGCCTCTCTTCCATTGTACCTACTGCCAACTCCACAAGTCTTGAATCCTACAGCCAATGACCCAGAGAAAAGAATAGGTAAAGTGAATGTCTCCTGTTCATGGTCTGACAGGATTGTTGATGCAACAATAGAGAAGATATCCCACCTCTACCACCCAGATACTGCCCTGGCAGGGAGGCTGGCTCTTGGCCATATCTTCAACTCCCTTGGCTTCTTTCAGCTTATCTAAAAGAATTAAAGCTACTTGGTAGCTGTGAGAAACTGGGTTCTTTATGAAAACTGGTCCCAGCTAAGTCCAGAAGGAGGAAATTAACCTCACCATCATAAGGGCTTAATACATTTAGCTTTCATAACCTGCTTACATCCCTTGGTATGGATTCTTgaatatattacaaaaattacagaaagtTCATTGTAATGTTCTTTTGATTAGAAGTAATTGAATTAGTCAGAAAAAGGTAGAAAATTGCTTATGAGATTAAAAGCTATTCTCAGCTTTTAATCcttataaatatcaaaaataaaatagaataaaactgcAAGTGgtagtccatcaaacttctcacaAAATCTTTTCATGTTTCATTCTCTGAAGTTGGAGTTTGATAAAAGAATTGTCCATAATGTACAAACCTATACCTTTTGTAGTAAAAAGCACTAGGTGGTTATTGTTTCTAAAACTTGCTTGTACTTCAGAATCCTCTGGGCatctttgaaaaatttcaaagctCAGGTTATACTCTTGACCAATTGAATCACCAGTTATGAGGATAAGACACAGGTAGCCATATTTTTTGAAGTAGGGGACAATAGAAACGCAGAAGCATCCTAAGCAAAACCTGAAattcaattaattttatttctaaggcTTTTGCTAAAAAGTAGACTGAAGTTTGCCTGCCTTGTTTTGTTAAATCTGTATTCTGACTCTGTAGTTTGACCATTTCCAAGCTATCAGCACACTCATGGTATCCTAGCTAAAATGGCTGTCTGGATCAGTCAGGGATCCATGTAGAAGAAGTGTACAGGCAAATACTGACAATTATCAGGCTTTCCAGATAATTCACTCTGTGACCCAGTCAGCTACATGTTTTCCTTTACAGGTTTAACCAAAGCTGGGATCTTTAACATTTCCAGACACTGATAAAGATGTTAAGGTTGTTGTTCAAAACACTGAAGATCAAACATGTTGCTAAACACACAGAAACTAGCCCCAGCCCAGAGCCAAAATCCTTGAACCTTCATATAAGCCCCATAATCTGACCCCTCCTTGCTGAAATACCTAGGTAGAGTATCTCTTTTCTCACTGTCCATCACAAGGACCGCCACAACACCCTTTAGGTTTTCCTAATAAATTCTTTGGACTGTCACCGTGATTTTAGTGTTTTTCTTTGGAATCCCAATCAGCCCTATCTTGGGACAGTTTACGGCAGTTCATTGTGGGAACTCTCCTCTCTCCATTGTTGAGGCTATTCCAGCTAGGAGTTTGGTCAGAGGGAACAATGATATTTCTTCAACTCTAGAAATACCATGAGAAATATTGTTCTCATTAGTGCTATGCTCTATCTAAGCACCTGGTGTCACTATAAGACAGAAAATAACTTTGTGACTAAAGTCAAGTTTATACTGTTGTTTCTTATGTGGCTATGGAGTTCATATACTATTAAACTTCTATGTGGGACAAAATCACTGCCTACGAGAAGGTATGAGTATCCCTTGAAGGATAAAATAATTACTGCGCCAAGCATGGGCAGATCAGATCTTGCAGCCTGGAAATACTCATTTAATACATTATACTATATCCACTGTATTAAATAATAGACAAATAATTAGTTTCCAGAATGTATAAGTCGGTTATTTTAgtgggaaaaaaagatgaaatttcaGTGATATACAACAATAAAACTATATTTCTCATACATCTGAATATTGGCTGAGATGACTGCTGATCTTAGCTAGGTTTGTTTATGTAACTGCAGGTTGGCTGTGGATCGGCTAATCCAAGCCAGGCTTGGCTGTGAGGTTCTGCTTCAAACTGTGAGTTGGTCTGGCAGCTCTGCTCTACTTTTCTCTTATCATCCTTGGACCAGGGAGCTAACCAGTCACATTCTCATGGTGTGGCAGAGTAAGAAGATGGCAAGCCCCACTAGACAAGCAAACTTTAAGCTTCTGCTTTCACCAAACCTACTAATTACTCCTCCCACTCACCCATGGAAGTAGTGCACATGACAAAGCCAATAGTTAATGTATGGGGAAGTATACTCTGGGAGAGTGAGTGTTATTCAACAGTAATCTAATATACAGAATGTTCTGTGTCAACTGAGGAACACCAAACGACAGTTTGAAAAGTTTCCATCGGAGAATCAGAGGTCCTTAATTTATACCATTTTCTTGCTGTTCAATACCTGGAAAAGCTTATTTCAATGTCTGGAGGAGTGAGATACCTGAGAACTGTCAAGAGACCCACTTAAACTATCATCCACCATATGTGTCTGTAAAGTAAGCATTAGCACAGCAGCATGGGCTGTGGGATGCTTTTTCAGAGCCTATCAAACTTTGATTACTTTCTTGAACTTGAAGGGATTCATATCACTGTCAAAACAAAAggttcacaaaattaaaaaaacacaatataaTGTGGGCAGCAAGCCACCCAGGTGCCAAGGCAAGAGACCGAGGGCACAAGCTcttccagtataataaagaaaatatataaaataggaatagTTATACTAGAAATCGATTATAGATACgatgatatataaatattattgatCATCAGTTTGTAGCATTATTCTTTATTCCATTATTGTAATAATCCTTGCTCTACAattataacctaggaaaaaccaggccatacagagataTAAGCTGAAGGGGCACGGggagaagtgaccagaagacaagTGTGAGCCCTCTATCACGCCTGGACAGGGCCAGTAGAGGGTTCCTTGGTCTAGTGGTAATGCCAGTGCCTGGCAAGGCAACCCCTACTTAGCTAACCTTGGTCTAGCAGTAGCATCAGTGCCTAGGGAAGGCATCATTACTTAGCAGACCTggaaagggagtctccctttccctGGGGGAGTTGGAGAGGACTCTGTTCCACACCTCTTGTGGAAGGCCTGACATCAGTCAGGTCCCCCTACAGCCATCGGGAGGCCAAACcatctccctgtgatgctgtgcttcagtggtcacacTCCTGTTTCACTTTCATGTTCCAccctgtacacctggctctgctttctagatagcagtagcagaattagtgaaagtgctaaaagtctttgaaatgcatagaagaaataatggcgtaagctgtcctctctctctctgccttggctgccaaacagggaagggccccctgtctGGTGGACACGTGACTCACGTGACCTTATCAATCACTGGAGATGACTtacactccttaccctgcccctttTGACTTGTATCCAATAAGTAACACTGCAGTCAGGCATTCGGGGCCACTACTGGTCTCcgcgtcttggtggtagtggtcccccggggcccagctgtcttttcttctatctctttgtcttgtgtctttatttctatgatCCCTTGTCTCCACACATGAGAAAAACCCATAGACCCTGTAGGGTTGGCCCTACAGTATGAGTAGATCACGTAAAGGTATGTATGGGAGCTTCTTTTTATAGAACTGACGGAAGAAGTGTTCATTATGAGAGTTTGAAAGACAAAAGCAGAGATAAgtgaaattaataattttatgatatgttGTAAGAAGActggattttctttatttttctttaaatattcagtCTTGAGCTGTCATGAGTTGAAACGCAAGTTAGAACTCACAACTCCAGCAATTGGTGTTCCTTGAGTAAGGCTGTGAAACAAATGACTCCCAAATTTCAGTGGTTCactacaaaaacaacaaaatcatcCTTGTTCATATTATATGAACGCCGTGGGTCAGTTATGACTATGCTACAGGCAGTGAGTCAGATTCACATCTGCTCCATGGATCTTCATCATGAGTCTAGGCTGTGATATGCTTATTCTTCTGGCAGAGggaaagaatgaaagataaaCCAAGCCTTCTAACCATGTTTTACAGTTTAAGGTTTTATTAGCAGCTCAAACacagtttatttctcatttacacttcTTATTCATTGTGGGTGGACTTTGGCTTTGTCACAACCTCTAACTGGAACTTTGCTGGGTTTTGCAGCtgaggggaaagaaaggaggaaagttAATGCAAACTTTTTATTTGCAAAGCAATTTAAAAGTTTGCAAAAATTTGCAAAGCAATGCAAAgcaatggcctctagctccatccatgttcccacaaaggacacaatcttattctttttgatggctgcatatattccatggtgcatatgtatcACACACATCTGCAATAACACATGTCTATATGGACCAGGCAACttcttgtctttctgttcctttccATTCAATCTTTGCACCAATATCATAGTgtcctttttaacttttattttaggttagaggtacatgtgcaggtgtgttataTAAACTTGTGTCACGGGAGTTTGTTGTACAAGTTCTTTGATCACCCAGGTACTAGCCATAGTACCTgatagctatttttcctgatcctctccctcctaccttaaataggccccagtgtctgttgttcctctttgtgtccatgtgttctcattatttagttcccacttataagtgagaacatgtggtattttatttttctattccccTTTTAGTATGCAAAGAATAAttgcctctagctccatccatgtttctgcaaaggacatgatctcattctttttgacggctgcatagtattccatgatgcatatgtatcacattttctttatccagtcaactgTTGATatgcatttaggttgattctgtgtctttgctattgtgaatagtgctgcagtgaacatacacatacatgttatctttatggtagaacaacttaggttcctttgggtacatacctgGTAAAGGATcacttggtcaaatggtatttctgtttttaggtctttgaggaattgcccactgctttccataatgggtgaaataatttacactcctacaagcagtatataagtgtttccttttctccacaacctcaccagcatctgttatttttttatacaCTTTCTGATTCTTGAAGTGCATTTCAGGGCTACTCAAATTTCATTGGCCAAATCAAGTTACACGGCAAAGTTTAAAATTGGTGGAGTGAAGGAAATATCCTACCCCTGATAGGACAGGAGACTAAATATCGGTGGACAATAATACGGTCTACCACAACTACAATCATGTGTAActagtcatgcattgcttaatgatggggatacattctgagaaatgtgtccttaggtGATTTTATCAAcctgtgaacatcatagagtgtatttacacaaactaGATGGTATCGCCTACTATATACCtaagctatatggtatagcctgttgttcctaggctacaaacccaatattgtaggcaattgtaatacaataagtatttgtgtatttaaacagaaaaatagctaatggatactaggcttaatacttgggtgatgaaataatctgtacaacaaaacccCCACAACATGGGTTTACCTagataacaaacctgtacatgtaacttaaaagtttaaaaaaatacagtatatatatggTACTATAATATTATGCAATCACCATCATATAGGTGACCCATCACTGACCAAAACTTCATTATGCAGTGTGTGACTgtattctattttcttattttcagaagTCTCAGCTTCAAGAGGGAATGgtgttatttctgttttcatggtCCATAGTTCAAAGATGGTATTCAGCTCTTCTatccattcatttaataaatattactaaGTATTTTGGAAGCAAAGGACATGCATGTGAAAAGCTAGATACAGGATAATATAAATTGATAAAAAGGAACATCAGAAGACTCTTTTGATAAGTGTTCACTAAAAGAATTGGCCATGTCTATCAGGAAGGAAGTAAAAAAGGAATTGACTTAATGGAAGAAATATATCTACTTATAAATGGAGCTAACTGTAGAAATAAAATTGGGAAATAGTAGGCTATAAAAAGAGTGGCAAAGGGTGGAGGGTACTTGTCAGAAAAGACATAGGGGTAATTTTAGTACTAAAAGGAATAATGGTTTTGGGGTCACAAAGTTTGTGGTTCATTTCCTCACTCATACCTGGATAAAGAAGTCACCTGTTTGGGTGACTCAGCTGTTTGGGCCAATCTCAGCCAATATTCCTACTGTCTTTCACCTAGATTACAATATCACTTTGAGAGGTCTGTCTTCCTTAGCCATGTGATGAGTCTATGACAATGGGAAGGTCAAACCTCTACTATCAGACCAGACTATAGGTGCACTCCTGGTTTGACCTGACTCATAGATCTGTGAGGAATGAAACCTCATTTTCCTTGTCATACTAGAGAATTGTCAAAGACATTCAGCAATTTTCCTATTTAGATTTTTCCTCTCAACCCCAATCCAGCATTCTCATTACTTGACCCAGGGGCTAAAAAAAGAGAACTATCCATCTACATGTTCTTTCTCTGGAATAGACTGAGCATATAATCACGAATCTGCTTGGTCTTGACTCCATAGATGATAGGATTGATCATGGGTGGGAAAAGGAGATAGAAAATAGCAAGGAGTATGTGGACGTGAGGGGCAGCACGGCGGGCTACACGGTGCATAACTGAAGAGATGACTACCGGAGTGTAGGTGGACAGGATGGCACCTATGTGAGACACGCATGTCCCAAATGCCTTGTAGCGGGACTCCTGAGAGGCAAGCTGGAGAACTGCCTGAAGGATGAAGACATAAGACAGGATAACAAAGAGCAGGTCCAACACCACAATAAACATGGCCACAGCAATGCCATAGATATTGTTGAAGCTGGTGTCCCCACATGCCAGCCTCACCACAGCCATGTGTTCACAGTAGCAATGGGCAATCACTGGGCCTCGGCAGTAGTGGAAGTGTCTCAGCAGGAAGGGGAGTGGAGTCATTAGTGTCACAGCCCGGACCACAGCAGCCATGCCAATCTTGGTGATGAGGGACCCAGTCAGGACGGTGGTATAGTGCagtggcttgcagatggccacgtAGCGGTCAAAGGCCATGGCCAGCAGCACTGCTGACTCCATGATGGAGAAGGAGTGAAGGAAGAACATCTGGACCAGACAGGCAAAGAAGCTGATCTCCCGATTCCTGAACCAGAATATGGCAAGCATTTTGGGCAGCGCTGTAGAAGAAAGAACCAAGTCAATGGTTGCCAACATGGCCAGAAAGAGATACATGGGCTCATGGAGGGCTGCATCAGCCCGGATAATGAAGAGAAGGGTACAGTTTCCCAGCAGGGCCAGAGTATAAGCAAAGCAGAAGGGGATGGAGATCCAGACATGCAGGTGTTCCAAACCAGGAATTCCTACCAACAAAAAGGTAGCTGGATGTGTTGAGGTGATAttagagggaagcatggctcccAGAAAATCTCCTTGTCAATTTTTACAGGGCTTCTTCACCTTCTATATATACtttctataatatatatgatTAGAGTTCAACCTATTATATTCCACCTGCAAAGATTACCTCTTGTTTCCACTGCTAGACTTCAAATAAAATAACCTAGCAGCCTTCATAGACATGGAGAAGCATAATCCATATTTTCTACCCTCAAAGAAATTTGAATCTCATTGAGTCGATAGAATATTAAATATCCATAGAATTGATATCCCAAGACAACTTTCATAAAGGAATGGAGTATAAGTAGTGTTTTCTGTGTTCTTGGTGATGCCATGAATACCttgaaaaaagaagtgaaaatatgtTTAAGTCAATTCATTTCTTTAGCACATACATTGGTACCATTCTACCTTTCAGTTGAGCTAAATTCCCAAATGCAAGAGCCAATTTTCTCTCCTGAAATCTCAGTTGAGTCCATGTATAAGTCAAACCCTTCGGTTTCTAATGCCCAAATTAATCACACAATCTGCATATTTTCCCTAAAACTATTTGATATGGTTGCTACTAGCCATATGTCACTATGTaaacttaaatttatatttaataaattaatttcacATTTATGCAAAAACACTTTTCatgtgctcaatagccacatgtgactagtgacTACCaagaatatttccatcattgTAGAAATTTCTGTTTAAGACCACTGCTCTACAGTATATCTTTCACATCTTCTCAATACTCATAGGTCTCCGTAAATACAGCTATGCTGCAAGCATATTGAGAAAATGAAAGGTCCTTTTTTGGTTCTCCATTGAAATTCATGTTAAACTCCCTGTGCATGTTACTCTCCCTCCATCTGTCTTCCAGTTCCTTCTTTTCGTCACAGGACAATTCTCTCTCATCTTTAGCAAGACTGACTTCTGACTTCCAAATGTCCTTCTTGTTAATAATTTTTCACCTTTTTATCTTGTtctggtcatttttcttttttcagatccTTAAACACTGGAGTTACCCAGTTTTTATCAAGAttgttattataaaattataaaatatatatttatacaaaatataaaatataggatCCACTTAAAGAGGTtcttatgagaattaaatgagataacgcTCTTCAAACACTTACTAGttacaaaacaaagtaaatactgaaaataaaaacttggtctctttttaaaaaaaaaactattgggaAATGTAATTGCTCAAAGATATTATAGCTAATAGTGTCAGACAGCCATATTTAGTCCTTCTTTCTACTGATTCCAATGTCCTAAGTAACTAGGCTTTTTGTTTCCATCTAGATGCCCTATATGCAACCTGCATCCAGCATAACCAGACTGAAAACTAACTTCCTTCTATAAGatttagaaaatgtttagaaTCTAAAGTTACTGGCTGAAATCATGACTGCCACATATTCTAGTGGCAGACCTTGCACAAATAACTTATGTACTAGtttgtttccttctctgttaATGGGAAATAGCACTGAACTACCTTTATCTGAGGGGTATAGGGAAGTTAAGTGTAATTATGTATAAAAtcattttgtataatttcttAGTGTGCAGAGCTTTGtcatttatatttctcttctgtagaactgttactttttaaaaaattatttgttgattaAATCTACCATGACATTAAATCCTCCTCCTTTCAGTCAAAcctctgcttttctttatagCAAAGCATGTAGAAATGTCTACAATGTCTACAAATGTCTACAACTCTCTCAAGGACAATTGGTTTTGAAACGTATCAGTCTGGATTTTATTCCCATTACAAACCAAAAATTCCTTTTACTGTGACAATCAATGACCTCCATGATGATGGTGCCCTTATCACTTACCTGGCTTCATGCAACTGGACCTCTGAGCAACTTTTTTCTGAATTGACCACTCTCCTACTTAaaactcatttttctcttgtgtaCCACCATATTTCCATTTCCCAGCTCCAGCTTCTGCCCTAACTGTAAGTATTGCATTTTGACAGTTCTCAAGcatgatattttcaaattttatatccatgtcattcagaaaatatatcaattaaatttaatgacaactatttaaatattttcactgaatGGGCTAAGGAAAAATTCATGAACAAAATAGATGGATCCCTTAGTAGAATAAGTTTGCTACAGGTTGGGGAAGGATAATAAAAGGACATCATGATTAAATTACATATTACACACAGTTTCATTGTTGTGATTTAAAAACCAAGGAACAGGGCAATTATGATAGGCATTTCATGATAGAGAGCAGGAGAAGttgaaatttgaaataaaaagctCATTATAGACCTCATCggaaaataaatttgagaaaaattgAATGAGGTGAGGAAATACTTAACTTCACTTCCTTAAATGTCAGAAACTAAAATTTCATGCCAGTGGCATATACAGAACAATTATACAGTGAACAAGAATAGGATGAAGGATTGGAACAGGAGAGAGAATATGGATCCAAAGTTGCCTTACTGAGATGGATAATCCAATTCCACATGAAGAACCATAGAGAAGGAACCAAAGAATTGTCCACTCTAGACAGAGAAGAGGGGAACTTTTATCCACTGGCTTCCACACCCCATGGGTCAAGGATGACCCAAGGAGTGTAGATTTCCTTGCATTTTCAGGTCCATACATGCACCAGAATAACTGAATGAGATCCCTGAGGTGCCCATGCAATAAAGCAGAGAAACTCTGGGGTGGGATGCAGCTGAGTAAGGTGCTATCAACCTACACCTACACTCAAATGGTTCCCACAATAATGGCTACAACAATAAGGAGGGAT encodes:
- the LOC105468666 gene encoding olfactory receptor 52K1 — translated: MAGKGIPGLEHLHVWISIPFCFAYTLALLGNCTLLFIIRADAALHEPMYLFLAMLATIDLVLSSTALPKMLAIFWFRNREISFFACLVQMFFLHSFSIMESAVLLAMAFDRYVAICKPLHYTTVLTGSLITKIGMAAVVRAVTLMTPLPFLLRHFHYCRGPVIAHCYCEHMAVVRLACGDTSFNNIYGIAVAMFIVVLDLLFVILSYVFILQAVLQLASQESRYKAFGTCVSHIGAILSTYTPVVISSVMHRVARRAAPHVHILLAIFYLLFPPMINPIIYGVKTKQIRDYMLSLFQRKNM